The Glycine soja cultivar W05 chromosome 8, ASM419377v2, whole genome shotgun sequence genome has a window encoding:
- the LOC114422016 gene encoding probable trehalose-phosphate phosphatase D, which translates to MPPPLFRHWHHRHCFALLRDQVRKRNIHQTYLDFVQCRAAFHFHHQDIQTRDMKKKATTEDVELLTKSWAALAEKVRLVLNEYPQLKLTQGRKVLEICLTIKWDNGKALEFLLESLGYENSNDVFPIYIGDDRTDEDAFRVTNVATPS; encoded by the exons ATGCCACCTCCACTCTTCCGACACTGGCATCACCGACATTGCTTTGCACTCCTCCGGGATCAAGtcagaaaaag GAATATACACCAGACATATCTGGACTTTGTGCAATGTCGCGCTGCTTTCCATTTCCACCACCAGGATATACAAACAAGGGATATGAAAAAGAAGGCTACAACAGAGGACGTGGAATTACTGACAAAG AGTTGGGCAGCATTGGCGGAGAAAGTTAGATTGGTGCTCAATGAGTATCCACAACTCAAGCTAACCCAAGGGAGAAAAGTGCTAGAGATATGTCTAACCATTAAATGGGACAATGGCAAGGCTCTTGAATTTTTGTTAGAATCATTGG GGTACGAGAATTCGAATGATGTATTTCCAATCTATATTGGTGATGATCGAACTGATGAGGATGCTTTTAGGGTAACAAATGTTGCCACGcctagttag